In a single window of the Anabas testudineus chromosome 19, fAnaTes1.2, whole genome shotgun sequence genome:
- the tmem106a gene encoding LOW QUALITY PROTEIN: transmembrane protein 106A (The sequence of the model RefSeq protein was modified relative to this genomic sequence to represent the inferred CDS: deleted 1 base in 1 codon) yields the protein MTTTDGPDLTEGMEKVRTLKHFPPYGSINGNSTGDVCPTCRGTGQIPRGQEDQLVAVIPCNDVRLKPRRTKLYMCVSMAACLFLCCLILFFLFPRSVTLSPVSVQSVMVYFTTDTVEMDVTNLINITNENFVPVQIVEFHIQGLVDDMVVGKKKISNLTAIQSHSQKLYTIPYDLSVTDKGINAYCKSTSISTHILFVQLQMTMNISYLSHTEQVSLDTFEFIDCGTNSTIPHPVNR from the exons ATGACGACCACAGATGGCCCTGATCTGACAGAAGGGATGGAGAAGGTGAGGACACTGAAGCATTTTCCTCCATATGGCTCCATTAATGGAAACTCAACAGGAGACGTCTGTCCCACATGTCGC GGCACCGGTCAGATTCCTAGAg GCCAGGAAGACCAGCTGGTAGCTGTGATACCATGTAATGATGTAAGACTGAAGCCCAGACGCAC GAAGCTGTACATGTGTGTCTCAATGGCTGCGTGCCTCTTTCTTTGCTGtctcatcctcttcttcctcttcccccgGAGTGTCACCCTGTCGCCCGTGTCTGTGCAGTCGGTCATGGTCTACTTCACAACAGACACAGTAGAAATGGACGTCACA AATCTCATCAACATCACCAACGAGAACTTTGTCCCAGTTCAGATTGTTGAGTTTCACATTCAGGGTCTGGTCGATGATATGGTTGTGGGTAAGAAAAAGATATCAAATCTGACTGCCATCCAGTCCCACTCACAGAAACTG TACACCATCCCATATGACCTGTCTGTCACAGACAAAGGCATAAA CGCTTACTGCAAGTCGACCTCCATCAGCACTCACATACTGTTTGTTCAGCTGCA aatgacaatgaataTTTCTTATCTCTCTCACACGGAGCAGGTGTCTCTTGACACCTTTGAGTTTATTGACTGTGGCACCAACTCAACGATCCCACATCCTGTCAATCGTTGA
- the arl4d gene encoding ADP-ribosylation factor-like protein 4D, translated as MGNQLTDIAPTTPFLPHFHSLHVVVVGLDSAGKTSLLYRLKLKEFVKTIPTKGFNTEKIKVAVGASRAINFQVWDVGGQEKLRPLWKSYTRRTDGMVFVVDSTELERMEEAKVELHKITRTSENQGVPVLILANKQDLDSALSVSEVEKLLSVHELSMYTLHHMQSCSAVDGQGLQTGLEKLYEMIQKRKKMVKHNKNRRR; from the coding sequence ATGGGGAACCAGCTGACCGATATTGCCCCCACAACGCCTTTCCTGCCACACTTCCACTCTCTGCATGTGGTGGTAGTCGGGCTCGACTCAGCCGGCAAAACCTCTCTGCTCTACAGGCTCAAGCTGAAGGAGTTTGTGAAAACCATCCCCACCAAGGGATTCAACACAGAGAAGATCAAGGTGGCAGTGGGAGCGTCTAGGGCCATAAACTTCCAGGTGTGGGACGTGGGAGGCCAGGAGAAGCTGCGCCCGCTGTGGAAGTCTTACACCCGGCGGACTGACGGGATGGTGTTTGTGGTGGACTCTACTGAGCTGGAGCGGATGGAGGAGGCCAAAGTGGAGCTCCATAAAATCACCCGCACCTCAGAGAACCAGGGGGTGCCCGTGCTCATCTTAGCCAACAAACAGGACCTGGATTCAGCCTTGTCTGTCAGCGAGGTGGAGAAGCTGCTCTCGGTCCATGAACTGAGCATGTACACGCTGCATCacatgcagagctgcagtgctGTGGACGGTCAGGGGCTCCAGACGGGCCTGGAGAAACTGTACGAGATGATccaaaagaggaagaagatggtGAAGCACAATAAGAACAGAAGGAGATGA